Proteins co-encoded in one Dreissena polymorpha isolate Duluth1 chromosome 12, UMN_Dpol_1.0, whole genome shotgun sequence genomic window:
- the LOC127853507 gene encoding retinoic acid receptor alpha-like — protein sequence MHDSDNLIVTSDSTVERMDVNDLQTSKEGMQRFIPEEMSNGLSSPPPASKCYLVPSSVIAQCTMPPGKVAIPMYLIVDQPTPQTCNQTRHLLLDQPPSQLCNQPSHLILDQYPPQTCHQTSHMILNQLPTQTTTSKCSPTRDDMSSCGHSPPSSNSNTPINVVSELNGAKKKTKTKTLDFPRCQICDGESSGVHFGCYTCEACKNFFMRCMKKKSELSLASKKISTPHVCLTNRNCKISYKQSKTNCTACRFQKCIDLGMSSEKVQKGRKSLTQRTETIKKVKFMERQKESEFQDTIPPDIAMCESNEAQLGMATHPSNHLEIYGPRLRDGVSDVLESSGIHRVTRSLVEEIVIKLDKILIWEEDLATEELRESRMKEHYDTYSARALAFGKMSNVSQEEYHHLLKNYGIDIDNQWEMLKQGHDKIMEPFLDSYCDYAKQLPNFSKLSLNDQISLLKHAHNDFGIVIMHPFYNSEYEVFLDLTGYVFHTDEISNKFSTRENVNAHTELFKQLQSLKLTKEETALLAAISLMSADRCELENPSLVEDSQLELTTLLRAEIRKRYDEKEGLKRFSKMIGILTNIRPATQQMFKEYKKLCDDEFIRRGIRDIDILMPNIDT from the coding sequence ATGCATGATAGTGACAATCTTATAGTTACAAGTGACAGTACAGTAGAAAGAATGGATGTAAACGACTTGCAAACATCAAAGGAAGGTATGCAAAGGTTTATTCCTGAAGAAATGAGTAACGGACTTTCTTCTCCGCCACCAGCAAGCAAATGTTACCTCGTGCCGTCTTCAGTCATTGCACAATGCACAATGCCCCCAGGGAAGGTTGCCATTCCCATGTATTTGATAGTGGATCAACCTACTCCTCAGACTTGCAACCAAACGCGCCATCTGCTATTGGACCAGCCTCCTTCACAGTTATGCAATCAACCAAGCCATCTGATATTGGATCAATATCCTCCGCAGACATGCCATCAAACAAGCCATATGATTTTGAACCAGCTTCCTACTCAGACGACCACATCCAAGTGCTCTCCTACACGTGACGATATGTCTTCTTGTGGCCATTCTCCTCCTAGTTCCAACAGTAATACACCAATAAATGTTGTTTCTGAACTGAATGGAGCAAAGaagaaaacgaaaacaaaaacgcTCGATTTCCCACGGTGCCAGATATGCGACGGTGAGTCTTCAGGTGTCCACTTCGGCTGTTATACATGTGAGGCATGTAAGAATTTTTTCATGCGATGTATGAAGAAGAAAAGTGAATTAAGTCTTGCGTCAAAGAAAATAAGCACGCCTCATGTTTGTCTGACTAATAGAAACTGTAAAATATCGTATAAGCAATCAAAAACAAATTGCACGGCCTGTCGATTTCAAAAATGCATAGACCTGGGAATGTCATCCGAAAAAGTTCAAAAAGGGAGAAAATCGCTTACGCAAAGAACAGAgacaattaaaaaagtaaaatttatgGAACGTCAGAAAGAAAGTGAGTTTCAAGATACAATTCCACCAGATATTGCTATGTGTGAATCAAATGAAGCCCAATTAGGAATGGCAACACATCCTTCAAACCACCTTGAAATATATGGGCCAAGACTCCGAGATGGCGTTTCTGATGTGCTTGAATCAAGTGGAATACATCGTGTAACAAGGTCTCTTGTTGAAGAGATTGTTATAAAGCTGGACAAAATTCTCATCTGGGAAGAGGATCTGGCAACTGAAGAGCTCCGCGAATCTAGAATGAAAGAACATTATGACACATATTCTGCAAGAGCACTTGCGTTCGGTAAAATGAGTAATGTAAGTCAGGAGGAATATCACCACctcctaaaaaattatggcattgACATTGATAACCAATGGGAAATGCTGAAGCAAGGTCACGATAAAATCATGGAGCCCTTCTTAGATAGCTACTGTGATTACGCAAAACAGCTACCTAATTTTTCAAAACTCAGTCTGAACGATCAAATTTCTCTGCTTAAACATGCACATAATGACTTTGGTATAGTCATAATGCACCCTTTCTATAATTCAGAATATGAAGTTTTTCTCGATCTAACTGGCTACGTCTTCCACACTGACGAGATCTCTAACAAATTCTCGACTCGAGAGAATGTTAATGCGCATACCGAGCTCTTTAAACAACTACAAAGTCTCAAACTAACAAAGGAGGAAACTGCACTTCTAGCAGCCATCTCGCTCATGTCTGCCGATCGCTGTGAACTGGAAAATCCAAGTCTAGTAGAAGATTCCCAGTTGGAGCTTACTACGTTATTACGGGCAGAGATAAGAAAAAGATACGACGAGAAAGAAGGGTTGAAACGTTTCTCGAAGATGATCGGCATTTTGACAAACATTCGACCAGCTACTCAACAAATGTTCAAAGAATACAAGAAACTGTGTGACGATGAGTTTATTCGGAGAGGAATTCGTGATATTGACATTCTCATGCCTAATATAGACACATAG